The following coding sequences lie in one Scatophagus argus isolate fScaArg1 chromosome 9, fScaArg1.pri, whole genome shotgun sequence genomic window:
- the sybu gene encoding syntabulin isoform X2: MGPFQEYEEKKSPEKGSPRSRIPRLVLHPFRPKDKGSPLSDSPFSEEEGKECDLSSDHSKRTISTNSFCSDDTGCPTSQSVSPSKTPSGSEQSAHGSPILPERKTKVKRVRVMAEWSGEPRSAPRHKRELRSAMKARGSEADFSSSSSTGSLKTRGNLTFSSAGKKAPSRNRSAHIRPLPVFKPAGSPSANRDAELYAPYRTPPRAASSTNSSCNSSPTSRRANLGRYHSCGDNHGIRPPNPEQYLTPLQQKEVAIRHLKTKLMESENRVRDRETEIEELKMQLSRMREDWIEEECHRVEAQLSLKEARKEIKQLRQVVETMKSSLMEKDKGIQKYFIDINIQNRKLESLLQSMELAQSGANLQDENTLDFICDSSDSCGKKMVGEEDGGMELEEQGAEAMADSGLLANDEMANREDILEQVLMSTAVDFSQDSNSKLRAGTESGPVGSALSVEEQLIDVSPEPPPTLPNTGSNTVIISSSTPSQQNAEDKGIQTDIMPMSPDLPALLLQLLKFHGATAGDTVLSNSSSLLVLTNLPTSTSTIATLPDSTPPPPSMINPAPPESPDTSTDSGMCCSEPAESRRFMKELDFVVGEEEPCLSPELDVVGKHYWSNSFLVDLVAVAAPVLPTVAWLYSRHGVDGSAPVYNIAALIRGCCIMGLHSLRHVTHRPDV; the protein is encoded by the exons ATGGGACCCTTCCAAGAATATGAG GAAAAGAAGTCACCGGAGAAAGGAAGCCCCCGTAGCCGCATCCCACGGTTGGTCCTCCATCCCTTCCGACCAAAAGACAAAGGCTCGCCTCTGTCTGATTCTCCCttttcagaggaggaggggaaggagtgTGACCTCAGCTCTGACCACTCCAAAAGGACCATCAGCACCAACAGCTTTTGTTCTG ATGACACCGGCTGCCCCACTAGTCAGTCTGTGTCCCCCTCCAAAACCCCGTCAGGCTCAGAGCAGAGCGCTCATGGCTCGCCGATACTCCCCGAGCGCAAGACCAAGGTGAAAAGGGTGCGGGTGATGGCCGAGTGGAGCGGTGAACCTCGGAGCGCCCCAAGACACAAGAGGGAGCTGAGGTCGGCCATGAAAGCCAGAG GTAGTGAGGCAGacttcagctcctccagcagcacagGCAGCCTAAAGACCAGGGGGAACCTCACTTTCAGTTCAGCTGGAAAGAAGGCTCCATCACGCAA TCGCAGCGCCCATATCAGACCGCTCCCAGTATTCAAACCAGCCGGGAGCCCCTCAGCAAACCGTGATGCAGAGCTCTACGCTCCCTACAGGACTCCTCCCAGGGCTGCCTCCTCGACCAACAGCAGCTGTAACTCCAGTCCAACTTCCAG AAGAGCGAACCTGGGCCGCTACCACTCCTGTGGAGACAACCATGGCATCAGACCCCCGAACCCTGAGCAGTATCTCACCCCCCTACAGCAGAAGGAAGTGGCAATCAGACACCTGAAGACCAAACTGATGGAGTCTGAGAACAGAGTCCGGGACAG AGAGACAGAAATTGAGGAGCTTAAGATGCAGCTCAGCAGAATGAGAGAAGACTGGATCGAAGAGGAATGTCATCGGGTGGAGGCTCAGCTGTCCCTTAAAGAGGCTCGTAAAGAGATCAAGCAGCTGCGTCAGGTGGTCGAAACAATGAAGAGCAGCCTGATGGAGAAGGATAAGGGAATACAGAAGTATTTCATCGACATCAACATCCAAAACAGGAAGTTGGAGTCCCTGCTGCAAAGTATGGAGCTTGCGCAGAGTGGCGCCAATCTCCAAGATGAAAACACCTTGGACTTCATCTGTGACAGCTCCGATAGTTGTGGGAAGAAGATGGTGGGGGAGGAAGATGGTGGGATGGAGTTGGAAGAACAAGGGGCAGAGGCGATGGCGGACAGTGGGCTGCTGGCAAATGATGAGATGGCCAACAGAGAGGACATTTTAGAGCAGGTCCTCATGTCCACTGCGGTGGATTTCAGTCAAGACTCTAACAGTAAGCTGAGAGCAGGGACAGAGTCTGGGCCTGTGGGTTCTGCGCTGTCAGTAGAGGAACAGTTGATTGATGTATCTCCTGAACCCCCACCAACTCTGCCAAACACAGGTTCCAACACTGTCATCATCTCTTCAAGCACACCTTCCCAGCAGAATGCAGAAGATAAAGGAATCCAGACCGACATAATGCCCATGTCTCCAGACCTGCCAgctctgctcctccagctgctaAAGTTCCATGGGGCAACAGCAGGGGACACAGTTCTGTCAAACTCCAGCAGTCTTCTGGTCCTCACAAACCTACCCACTTCCACTTCCACCATTGCCACTCTCCCTGACTCAACACCTCCCCCGCCCAGCATGATCAACCCTGCTCCCCCAGAGAGCCCTGACACCTCCACCGATTCTGGCATGTGCTGCTCAGAACCTGCAGAGAGCCGAAGGTTCATGAAGGAGCTGGACTTTGTTGTCGGTGAGGAGGAACCTTGTCTGTCGCCAGAGCTGGATGTGGTTGGAAAGCATTACTGGAGCAACAGCTTCTTGGTGGATCTGGTTGCAGTGGCAGCCCCTGTACTGCCCACTGTAGCCTGGCTGTACTCGAGGCACGGCGTGGACGGAAGCGCTCCAGTGTACAACATTGCTGCTCTTATTAGGGGCTGTTGCATCATGGGATTGCACTCTCTTCGTCACGTCACTCACAGGCCGGATGTTTAA
- the sybu gene encoding syntabulin isoform X1, with product MVLFDGKRCYSGSEADFSSSSSTGSLKTRGNLTFSSAGKKAPSRNRSAHIRPLPVFKPAGSPSANRDAELYAPYRTPPRAASSTNSSCNSSPTSRRANLGRYHSCGDNHGIRPPNPEQYLTPLQQKEVAIRHLKTKLMESENRVRDRETEIEELKMQLSRMREDWIEEECHRVEAQLSLKEARKEIKQLRQVVETMKSSLMEKDKGIQKYFIDINIQNRKLESLLQSMELAQSGANLQDENTLDFICDSSDSCGKKMVGEEDGGMELEEQGAEAMADSGLLANDEMANREDILEQVLMSTAVDFSQDSNSKLRAGTESGPVGSALSVEEQLIDVSPEPPPTLPNTGSNTVIISSSTPSQQNAEDKGIQTDIMPMSPDLPALLLQLLKFHGATAGDTVLSNSSSLLVLTNLPTSTSTIATLPDSTPPPPSMINPAPPESPDTSTDSGMCCSEPAESRRFMKELDFVVGEEEPCLSPELDVVGKHYWSNSFLVDLVAVAAPVLPTVAWLYSRHGVDGSAPVYNIAALIRGCCIMGLHSLRHVTHRPDV from the exons ATGGTTTTGTTTGATGGAAAAAGATGCTACTCAG GTAGTGAGGCAGacttcagctcctccagcagcacagGCAGCCTAAAGACCAGGGGGAACCTCACTTTCAGTTCAGCTGGAAAGAAGGCTCCATCACGCAA TCGCAGCGCCCATATCAGACCGCTCCCAGTATTCAAACCAGCCGGGAGCCCCTCAGCAAACCGTGATGCAGAGCTCTACGCTCCCTACAGGACTCCTCCCAGGGCTGCCTCCTCGACCAACAGCAGCTGTAACTCCAGTCCAACTTCCAG AAGAGCGAACCTGGGCCGCTACCACTCCTGTGGAGACAACCATGGCATCAGACCCCCGAACCCTGAGCAGTATCTCACCCCCCTACAGCAGAAGGAAGTGGCAATCAGACACCTGAAGACCAAACTGATGGAGTCTGAGAACAGAGTCCGGGACAG AGAGACAGAAATTGAGGAGCTTAAGATGCAGCTCAGCAGAATGAGAGAAGACTGGATCGAAGAGGAATGTCATCGGGTGGAGGCTCAGCTGTCCCTTAAAGAGGCTCGTAAAGAGATCAAGCAGCTGCGTCAGGTGGTCGAAACAATGAAGAGCAGCCTGATGGAGAAGGATAAGGGAATACAGAAGTATTTCATCGACATCAACATCCAAAACAGGAAGTTGGAGTCCCTGCTGCAAAGTATGGAGCTTGCGCAGAGTGGCGCCAATCTCCAAGATGAAAACACCTTGGACTTCATCTGTGACAGCTCCGATAGTTGTGGGAAGAAGATGGTGGGGGAGGAAGATGGTGGGATGGAGTTGGAAGAACAAGGGGCAGAGGCGATGGCGGACAGTGGGCTGCTGGCAAATGATGAGATGGCCAACAGAGAGGACATTTTAGAGCAGGTCCTCATGTCCACTGCGGTGGATTTCAGTCAAGACTCTAACAGTAAGCTGAGAGCAGGGACAGAGTCTGGGCCTGTGGGTTCTGCGCTGTCAGTAGAGGAACAGTTGATTGATGTATCTCCTGAACCCCCACCAACTCTGCCAAACACAGGTTCCAACACTGTCATCATCTCTTCAAGCACACCTTCCCAGCAGAATGCAGAAGATAAAGGAATCCAGACCGACATAATGCCCATGTCTCCAGACCTGCCAgctctgctcctccagctgctaAAGTTCCATGGGGCAACAGCAGGGGACACAGTTCTGTCAAACTCCAGCAGTCTTCTGGTCCTCACAAACCTACCCACTTCCACTTCCACCATTGCCACTCTCCCTGACTCAACACCTCCCCCGCCCAGCATGATCAACCCTGCTCCCCCAGAGAGCCCTGACACCTCCACCGATTCTGGCATGTGCTGCTCAGAACCTGCAGAGAGCCGAAGGTTCATGAAGGAGCTGGACTTTGTTGTCGGTGAGGAGGAACCTTGTCTGTCGCCAGAGCTGGATGTGGTTGGAAAGCATTACTGGAGCAACAGCTTCTTGGTGGATCTGGTTGCAGTGGCAGCCCCTGTACTGCCCACTGTAGCCTGGCTGTACTCGAGGCACGGCGTGGACGGAAGCGCTCCAGTGTACAACATTGCTGCTCTTATTAGGGGCTGTTGCATCATGGGATTGCACTCTCTTCGTCACGTCACTCACAGGCCGGATGTTTAA